The stretch of DNA GTTCCGGGCATCAGCTGCATCAGTCCTTTCGCGCCTTTTCTGGATACCGCTTTAGCGTTAAAATTGGATTCTGTCTTAATGACCGCATAAACGAGATCACTGTCGATACCATACTTACCGGCGGTCCGGTTGACTAATTCCTGGAGTGGACCGGAGTCCGGCAGGAGGCTGGAACGGAGCGACCGTTCCCTGATCAGAACCCTGTAATTCGACCCCGACGGCACATTGGTCAAATGAATGACTCTCTGGTCGTCGACATACTGGTAAACATCGGCCCCGGCATAAGACGGACAGAGAAACAGCACACAAAACAGGCCAAGGAAAAAGGCGGGGATTTGCACAAAACTTTTTTTCATCATTCGTGAATTCCCTCCTTCCCCTTTCGCCCGTATTGCATCCGGCTTACTT from Deltaproteobacteria bacterium HGW-Deltaproteobacteria-6 encodes:
- a CDS encoding lytic transglycosylase, with product MMKKSFVQIPAFFLGLFCVLFLCPSYAGADVYQYVDDQRVIHLTNVPSGSNYRVLIRERSLRSSLLPDSGPLQELVNRTAGKYGIDSDLVYAVIKTESNFNAKAVSRKGAKGLMQLMPGTAASLGVMDCFHPGDNIDGGIRYLSYLINLYAGDLSLALAAYNAGEGAVAKYGGIPPYAETKSYVRLVLANYERYRRKTAGRP